Proteins from one Salinispora arenicola genomic window:
- a CDS encoding LysR family transcriptional regulator yields MELRQLEYFVAVAEEASFTRAAERVRISQSGVSAQVRGLERELGATLIDRSTRTASLTDAGRVALEHARATLACSDAMRQAVGEVTGLVRGRLTVGMVIGCTITPFFDALAAFHHAYPGVEITLLEDHSARLLRDVRSGAVDLALIGTADPTPVGSNALTIVSEPLVALVPPGHPLAEQPTVTMAELADHRLVCMPEGTGIRTVLDRACTLHRVQPTITVQASAADAIADLAVRGLGVAVLSESMSRDYRDRLTALPIVDIDDPALLALVWSGTKSPALDRLVRYCRDAFAAAPGPEPRPRGHTPVPTG; encoded by the coding sequence ATGGAATTGAGGCAGCTGGAGTACTTCGTTGCGGTCGCCGAGGAGGCGAGCTTCACCCGCGCCGCGGAGCGGGTACGGATCAGCCAGTCCGGAGTGAGCGCGCAGGTTCGCGGGCTCGAACGCGAGCTCGGCGCGACCCTCATCGACCGCTCCACCCGGACGGCGAGCCTCACCGACGCCGGCCGGGTCGCACTCGAACATGCTCGGGCCACGCTCGCCTGTTCCGACGCGATGAGACAGGCCGTCGGCGAGGTGACCGGGCTCGTCCGCGGTCGCCTCACCGTCGGGATGGTCATCGGATGCACGATCACCCCGTTCTTCGACGCCCTGGCCGCGTTTCACCACGCGTACCCCGGCGTGGAGATCACCTTGCTCGAGGACCACTCGGCCCGGCTCCTCCGTGACGTCCGGTCCGGCGCTGTCGACCTCGCCCTCATCGGCACCGCCGATCCCACGCCGGTCGGGTCGAACGCCCTCACGATCGTCAGCGAACCACTCGTCGCCCTCGTTCCGCCCGGGCATCCCCTCGCCGAACAGCCGACGGTGACCATGGCCGAGCTCGCTGACCACCGGCTCGTGTGCATGCCCGAGGGCACGGGTATCCGTACCGTCCTCGACCGCGCCTGTACCCTGCACCGAGTTCAGCCGACGATCACCGTCCAGGCCAGCGCCGCGGACGCCATCGCCGATCTCGCCGTTCGTGGGCTGGGCGTGGCCGTCCTCAGCGAGTCCATGTCGCGGGACTACCGCGACCGGCTGACCGCCCTGCCGATCGTCGACATCGACGACCCAGCCCTGCTGGCCCTGGTGTGGAGCGGTACGAAGAGCCCAGCCCTCGATCGACTGGTCCGGTACTGTCGCGACGCCTTCG
- a CDS encoding YybH family protein, with protein sequence MKPEDITRLFVERSNAGDAEGVAALYEQDAVMAYPPGGQTVGRAAIQALWEKVLANRPHFEPEEPLPTLVSGDLALTSTPPSDGAGARAQVVRRQPDGSWLRVLDQPEFTTPTSG encoded by the coding sequence ATGAAGCCCGAAGACATCACCCGTCTGTTCGTCGAACGTTCCAACGCCGGCGACGCCGAGGGGGTCGCCGCGCTCTACGAGCAGGACGCCGTCATGGCCTACCCGCCCGGCGGTCAGACGGTCGGACGCGCGGCGATCCAGGCCCTGTGGGAGAAGGTGCTCGCCAACCGGCCACACTTCGAACCGGAAGAGCCGCTGCCAACGCTGGTCAGCGGCGACCTCGCCCTCACCTCGACACCGCCGAGTGACGGCGCGGGCGCCCGTGCACAGGTGGTCCGCCGCCAACCGGACGGTTCCTGGCTACGCGTGCTCGACCAGCCGGAGTTCACCACGCCCACCTCGGGGTGA
- the hemQ gene encoding hydrogen peroxide-dependent heme synthase yields the protein MTEQTNAARLNELNATIRYTMWSVYRASTALPSLRENVTAEVTSFFDELAGEDVTIRGTYDVAGLRADADLMIWWHSSSSDALQDAYLRFRRTTLGRSLTPVWSQLGLHRPAEFNKSHVPAFLAGEQARDYLCVYPFVRSYEWYLLPDAERRELLAEHGGMARGYPDVRANTVASFALGDYEWLLAFEADELHRIVDLMRDLRGSRARRHVREEIPFYTGRRRPIADIIASLP from the coding sequence ATGACCGAGCAGACCAACGCGGCCCGGCTGAACGAGCTGAACGCCACGATCCGGTACACCATGTGGTCGGTGTACCGGGCGAGCACCGCCCTGCCCTCGCTACGCGAGAACGTCACCGCCGAGGTGACGTCCTTCTTCGATGAGTTGGCCGGCGAGGACGTGACCATCCGGGGCACGTACGACGTGGCGGGGCTGCGCGCGGACGCGGACCTGATGATCTGGTGGCACTCCTCGTCGAGCGACGCGCTCCAGGACGCGTACCTGCGGTTTCGACGCACCACGTTGGGACGCTCGCTGACTCCGGTCTGGTCCCAGCTGGGGCTGCACCGGCCGGCCGAGTTCAACAAGAGCCACGTCCCGGCGTTCCTCGCCGGCGAGCAGGCCCGGGACTATCTGTGCGTGTACCCGTTCGTCCGCTCGTACGAGTGGTATCTGTTGCCGGACGCGGAGCGGCGGGAGCTGCTGGCCGAGCACGGCGGGATGGCCCGTGGCTACCCCGACGTGCGGGCCAACACGGTTGCCTCGTTCGCCCTCGGCGACTACGAGTGGCTGCTCGCCTTCGAGGCCGACGAACTGCACCGCATCGTCGATCTGATGCGGGATCTGCGCGGCTCCCGCGCCCGTCGGCACGTCCGTGAGGAGATCCCGTTCTACACCGGGCGCCGCCGCCCGATCGCCGACATCATCGCCAGCCTTCCCTGA
- the hemG gene encoding protoporphyrinogen oxidase produces MATPWRIAVVGGGIAGLAAAVQLRDHAPDGTEVTVYERSGALGGKLHTGELAGGPVEFGAEAFLMRDASGGESAVVSLIRRLGLADDIVHPTVGQAALLAGGELHPVPRGTLVGVPGDLAAVATVARPTAEADVDTGRPLLAPGADVTVGELVRGRLGDEVVDRLVDPMLGGVYAGRADNLSLAATMPALARQARVEHTLVGAVRAAQAAVPRAPGTPFFGTLAGGLSTLVEAAAAASGATIQRNATVRALTPAETGWRLTIGPNGDADHVQADAVVLAVPASPAARLLDDVAPAAAENIGDLAYASVALVTLALPEATLPALSGFLVSTGEGLVMKASTFFTTKWGHLRRPDGLALVRASVGRFGDEAQLQRPDADLVATTHRELSTVLGDALPTPVATHVQRWGGSLPQYAPGHLDRVASARAVLRAEQPTLALAGAGYDGVGIPVCVRSGMAAADEIITALKGSGE; encoded by the coding sequence ATGGCGACACCATGGCGGATCGCGGTGGTCGGCGGCGGGATAGCCGGCCTCGCCGCCGCCGTTCAACTGAGGGACCACGCTCCCGATGGCACCGAGGTGACGGTGTACGAGCGAAGCGGCGCGCTCGGCGGCAAGCTGCACACCGGTGAGCTGGCCGGCGGGCCGGTGGAGTTCGGCGCGGAAGCGTTCCTGATGCGCGACGCCAGCGGCGGTGAGTCCGCTGTGGTGTCCCTGATCCGTCGGCTCGGGCTGGCCGACGACATCGTCCACCCCACCGTCGGGCAGGCGGCGCTCCTCGCCGGCGGCGAGCTGCATCCGGTGCCCCGCGGCACGCTGGTCGGCGTACCCGGGGACCTCGCGGCGGTGGCGACGGTGGCCCGCCCGACCGCGGAGGCTGACGTGGACACGGGTAGGCCGTTGCTCGCCCCCGGTGCCGACGTCACCGTCGGGGAGTTGGTCCGCGGCCGGCTGGGCGACGAGGTCGTCGACCGGTTGGTCGATCCGATGCTCGGTGGCGTCTACGCCGGCCGCGCTGACAACCTCTCCCTGGCCGCCACCATGCCCGCGCTGGCCCGGCAGGCCCGGGTCGAGCACACGCTCGTCGGCGCGGTCCGCGCGGCGCAGGCCGCGGTACCGCGGGCACCGGGCACGCCGTTCTTCGGCACCCTGGCCGGTGGCCTCAGCACCCTGGTCGAGGCCGCGGCCGCGGCCAGCGGCGCCACGATCCAGCGGAACGCGACGGTTCGTGCGCTGACCCCGGCGGAGACCGGCTGGCGACTGACCATCGGGCCGAACGGCGACGCGGACCACGTCCAGGCCGACGCCGTGGTGCTGGCCGTGCCGGCCAGCCCGGCGGCGCGGCTTCTCGACGACGTCGCCCCGGCCGCGGCGGAGAACATCGGCGACCTGGCCTACGCCAGCGTCGCGCTGGTCACTCTCGCGTTGCCGGAGGCGACGCTGCCCGCGCTCTCCGGCTTCCTGGTGTCGACCGGCGAGGGGCTGGTGATGAAGGCCTCCACCTTCTTCACCACGAAGTGGGGGCACCTGCGTCGGCCGGACGGGCTGGCCCTGGTCCGTGCCTCGGTCGGGCGGTTCGGGGACGAGGCGCAGCTCCAGCGCCCCGACGCGGACCTGGTCGCCACGACGCACCGAGAGTTGTCGACAGTGCTCGGTGACGCGCTTCCCACGCCGGTCGCCACGCACGTGCAGCGCTGGGGCGGGTCGCTGCCGCAGTACGCGCCGGGCCACCTCGACCGGGTGGCGTCGGCGCGGGCGGTGCTGCGGGCGGAGCAGCCGACCCTGGCGTTGGCGGGTGCCGGCTACGACGGCGTCGGCATTCCGGTCTGTGTCCGTTCCGGCATGGCGGCGGCTGACGAGATCATCACTGCACTGAAGGGTTCCGGGGAATGA
- the hemE gene encoding uroporphyrinogen decarboxylase has protein sequence MSTDTTGTAARDEGPRPGDPADSPFVRACRREPGPHTPVWFMRQAGRSLPEYRKIRSEVAMLESCRRPDLITEITLQPVRRHKVDAAILFSDIVVPVAAAGVALDIVPGTGPVVTDPVTTRADVERIRLIDRDDVHYVDEAVRMLVDELGGTPLIGFAGAPFTLASYLVEGGPSRTHVRTKALMYGDPDLWHALAGRLAEMTLAFLKVQIDAGVSAVQLFDSWAGALSEADYRRYVLPHSRAVLAGLADAGVPRIHFGVGTGELIAAMGEAGADVVGVDWRTPLDVATRRIGPERAVQGNLDPCLLFAPWPVIEAEVRRVLAQGRAAPGHIFNLGHGVLPETDPEVLTRVVALVHELTARPDGRS, from the coding sequence ATGAGCACCGACACCACGGGCACCGCCGCCCGAGACGAGGGTCCTCGCCCCGGCGATCCGGCCGACTCACCTTTCGTCCGCGCATGCCGGCGCGAACCCGGGCCGCACACCCCGGTCTGGTTCATGCGACAGGCGGGCCGCTCGCTCCCGGAGTACCGGAAGATCCGGTCCGAGGTGGCGATGCTGGAGTCCTGCCGCCGGCCGGACCTGATCACGGAGATCACCCTCCAGCCGGTGCGCCGACACAAGGTTGACGCGGCGATCCTGTTCAGCGACATCGTGGTGCCGGTCGCCGCCGCCGGGGTGGCGTTGGACATCGTCCCCGGCACCGGCCCGGTGGTGACCGATCCGGTGACCACAAGGGCAGACGTGGAGCGAATCCGGCTGATCGACCGCGACGATGTCCACTACGTGGACGAGGCGGTCCGGATGCTCGTCGACGAGCTGGGCGGCACCCCGCTGATCGGCTTCGCCGGTGCTCCGTTCACGCTGGCCAGCTACCTCGTCGAGGGAGGCCCGTCCCGCACCCACGTGAGGACCAAGGCCCTGATGTACGGCGACCCGGACCTGTGGCACGCCCTGGCCGGCCGGCTCGCCGAGATGACACTCGCATTCCTGAAGGTGCAGATCGACGCCGGCGTCTCCGCGGTGCAGCTCTTCGACTCCTGGGCGGGTGCGCTCTCCGAAGCCGACTACCGCCGGTACGTGCTGCCGCACTCGCGGGCGGTCCTCGCCGGGCTCGCCGACGCCGGAGTCCCCCGTATCCACTTCGGGGTGGGCACCGGCGAGCTGATCGCCGCGATGGGCGAGGCGGGCGCCGACGTGGTGGGCGTCGACTGGCGTACGCCGCTGGACGTCGCCACTCGCCGGATCGGTCCCGAGCGGGCCGTGCAGGGCAACCTCGACCCGTGCCTGCTGTTCGCCCCGTGGCCGGTCATCGAGGCCGAGGTACGGCGGGTGCTGGCACAGGGGCGTGCCGCCCCCGGGCACATCTTCAATCTCGGCCACGGAGTGCTGCCGGAGACCGACCCCGAGGTGCTGACCCGGGTGGTGGCCCTGGTCCACGAGCTGACCGCGCGTCCGGATGGAAGGAGCTGA
- a CDS encoding DUF3000 domain-containing protein, producing MAPQTALPETFARAVDGLRSITPRPEILLEEVGAPQRLAPYAFALAATVLRDDDEVASGRLILLHDPAGHEAWQGTLRLVTYVTAELEVDLAADPLLPEVGWTWLTDALRVQDAGHRAIGGTVTQTMSTRFGDLAGPPAAGDVEIRASWTPVDDELVPHLHAWCTLLASTAGLPPPGVTALAERRPAGAA from the coding sequence ATGGCCCCCCAAACCGCGCTCCCGGAGACGTTCGCCCGCGCGGTAGACGGGCTACGGTCGATCACCCCCCGACCGGAGATCCTGCTGGAGGAGGTCGGCGCACCCCAACGGCTGGCCCCCTACGCGTTCGCCCTCGCCGCAACCGTCCTGCGCGACGACGACGAGGTGGCGAGCGGACGCCTGATCCTGCTGCACGACCCCGCCGGACACGAGGCGTGGCAGGGCACGCTCCGGCTGGTCACATACGTGACCGCCGAGCTCGAGGTGGATTTGGCCGCCGATCCACTCCTGCCGGAGGTGGGCTGGACCTGGCTGACCGATGCCCTCAGGGTGCAGGACGCCGGGCATCGGGCGATCGGGGGAACGGTCACGCAGACCATGTCGACCCGGTTCGGTGATCTGGCTGGGCCTCCCGCCGCCGGCGACGTCGAGATCCGGGCATCGTGGACTCCGGTCGACGACGAACTCGTGCCGCACCTGCACGCCTGGTGCACGCTGCTCGCCTCGACCGCCGGGCTTCCTCCACCCGGGGTGACGGCGCTCGCCGAGCGCCGTCCCGCCGGCGCGGCCTGA
- a CDS encoding TetR/AcrR family transcriptional regulator — MDVLWARPTTPRRGPKPTLSLEVMASAAIRIADIDGLPAVTMHRIAEVLGVTKMALYRYVPGKDEIVALMVNTALGEPPSTPHPGWRPRLVAWAKSLYERLSQHPWALEATVGARAIGPNEIAWMEEAASALAGTGLTGAETLDVVATLVAQARMVAQQVAAFGSDAPEQAINAALGDLVAAYEDRYPAMAAALADTAAGTDQALDFGIQRILDGVELLITRRGGAHPTTLAAG, encoded by the coding sequence ATGGACGTGCTGTGGGCGCGGCCGACCACGCCGCGACGCGGGCCGAAACCGACGCTGAGTCTGGAGGTGATGGCGTCCGCGGCGATCCGGATCGCCGATATCGACGGCCTCCCCGCGGTGACCATGCACCGCATCGCCGAGGTGCTGGGTGTCACCAAGATGGCGCTGTACAGGTACGTGCCAGGCAAGGACGAGATCGTTGCGCTGATGGTCAATACCGCTCTGGGTGAACCGCCGTCCACGCCCCACCCTGGGTGGCGCCCGCGGTTGGTGGCGTGGGCGAAGAGCCTGTACGAGCGGCTTTCACAGCATCCGTGGGCCTTGGAAGCCACCGTCGGCGCGCGAGCGATCGGGCCGAACGAGATCGCCTGGATGGAGGAGGCCGCTTCAGCGCTCGCGGGTACCGGGCTCACCGGCGCCGAGACGCTGGATGTGGTGGCAACGCTGGTGGCGCAGGCGCGCATGGTCGCGCAGCAGGTGGCGGCATTCGGCAGCGATGCCCCAGAACAGGCGATAAACGCCGCACTCGGCGACCTGGTCGCGGCCTACGAGGATCGCTATCCGGCTATGGCCGCGGCACTGGCGGATACCGCCGCCGGTACCGATCAGGCCCTCGACTTCGGCATACAGCGCATCCTCGACGGAGTGGAACTACTCATCACCCGCCGCGGCGGCGCCCACCCGACCACCCTGGCAGCCGGGTAG
- a CDS encoding FAD-dependent monooxygenase, whose protein sequence is MTSPLTGLRILISGAGVTGPALAYWLSRSGAETTVVEIAPTLRASGFAVDFRGPTHLGVLERMGLIDDLRAIQTHSGALRCVDELGRTIFELPTEIAGGDIEVNRRDLSRALYELSAPHAEYLFGEAITALSELGDGVHVEFVNGKARTFDLVIGADGLHSRVRRLAFGPEQRYVRHLGYYLGGWSLPNDLGADITPQQYNVPGRMASVAADQRDPSRADAFVVFASPQLRYDWRNLNQQKTLITNAFTGLGWHVPLLLDSLNQASELYFDSISRVTATRWVTGRTALLGDAAWGLTLGGMGVGTGIVGAYVLAGELAAARGEYHTAFAAYQRRMRPYAARWQRGTNPGRLLAPSTAWGLRTRNSLFATRLVQKLLVMTTKTLATRQSLPAYAAV, encoded by the coding sequence ATGACCAGTCCCCTGACCGGCCTCCGCATACTGATCTCCGGCGCGGGGGTCACCGGCCCCGCACTGGCGTACTGGCTGTCCCGATCCGGCGCCGAGACCACTGTGGTCGAGATCGCCCCCACGTTGCGTGCCTCCGGCTTCGCCGTCGACTTCCGCGGCCCGACCCACCTCGGCGTGCTGGAGAGGATGGGCCTCATCGACGACCTGCGTGCCATTCAGACCCACAGCGGCGCATTGCGCTGCGTCGACGAGCTAGGGCGGACGATCTTCGAGTTGCCCACCGAGATCGCCGGCGGAGACATCGAGGTGAACCGACGCGACCTGTCCCGCGCGCTCTACGAGCTCAGCGCCCCCCATGCCGAGTACCTGTTCGGCGAGGCGATCACAGCACTTTCCGAACTGGGCGACGGCGTACACGTCGAGTTCGTCAACGGGAAAGCGCGTACCTTCGACCTGGTGATCGGTGCCGACGGACTGCACTCGCGCGTCCGCCGCCTGGCGTTCGGACCGGAGCAGCGATATGTGCGACACCTCGGCTACTACCTGGGCGGCTGGAGCCTACCCAACGACCTCGGCGCGGACATCACACCCCAGCAGTACAACGTACCCGGCCGGATGGCGAGCGTCGCCGCCGATCAGCGCGACCCCAGCCGGGCCGACGCGTTCGTCGTGTTCGCCTCGCCACAGCTTCGGTACGACTGGCGCAACCTCAACCAGCAGAAGACGCTGATCACCAACGCGTTCACCGGACTCGGCTGGCACGTACCCCTGCTTCTCGACAGCCTGAATCAGGCGTCAGAGCTCTACTTCGACTCGATCAGCCGCGTGACGGCAACCAGGTGGGTCACCGGACGCACGGCGCTGCTCGGCGACGCCGCGTGGGGCCTGACCCTGGGTGGGATGGGCGTGGGGACCGGCATCGTCGGCGCCTACGTGCTCGCCGGCGAACTGGCCGCCGCGCGCGGCGAATACCACACCGCTTTCGCCGCCTACCAGCGACGCATGCGCCCGTACGCGGCTCGCTGGCAACGCGGCACCAATCCCGGCAGGCTACTCGCTCCCTCCACCGCGTGGGGCCTGCGGACCCGCAACAGTCTGTTCGCAACCCGCCTAGTCCAAAAGCTCCTGGTCATGACCACCAAGACCCTGGCAACGCGCCAGAGCCTACCGGCCTACGCCGCCGTGTGA
- a CDS encoding S1C family serine protease, which translates to MTSGHGRSGAGEDFGATPADDTRDRPGPWPPAVDRPLVQPPPIAPAPPAGVAHGTPEPARPTVAPPRTTWSPPPQPGPSEDAPAAPVAAAVPGVPTYGGPGTPGAAYPPLPGSGGPPPVGPPPGGPGGIWPGAAHPVPVRSPRPLGPLGWVAVLAIGALLVVTGVQAYQIHRLTDRLADTDRRLIAGQEDSQARLDGLEARAKTLESEVGAAFDPEVIAAAALPSVFRVRAGRFTGSAFAVGESTAGGTNLFTNFHVVEGVWDDGDREVFLERTDQRFPATIVEVDKDNDIAQLRTTGKFTGLTAAPGAVKPGQQIVVVGAPLGLEDSVTTGVVSAFRKAKGGDPAAIQFDAPINPGNSGGPVVNGERQVVGIATAKARDAEGIGLAVPIGTACEAFDIC; encoded by the coding sequence ATGACTTCGGGTCACGGGCGGTCCGGGGCGGGGGAGGACTTCGGCGCTACCCCCGCGGACGATACCCGAGATCGCCCCGGACCGTGGCCGCCCGCCGTCGATCGGCCCCTGGTGCAACCGCCGCCGATCGCTCCGGCGCCGCCCGCCGGTGTCGCTCACGGTACGCCTGAACCCGCCCGACCCACGGTTGCACCGCCCCGAACCACATGGTCTCCGCCACCCCAGCCAGGCCCGTCGGAGGACGCCCCCGCTGCCCCGGTCGCCGCAGCCGTCCCCGGCGTGCCGACGTACGGCGGCCCCGGTACGCCCGGTGCCGCCTATCCGCCGCTTCCCGGTTCGGGTGGCCCGCCGCCGGTCGGGCCACCACCTGGCGGCCCGGGCGGGATCTGGCCCGGAGCAGCCCACCCGGTTCCCGTTCGGTCGCCCCGACCGCTCGGCCCCCTCGGGTGGGTGGCCGTGCTGGCCATCGGGGCGCTACTCGTGGTGACCGGCGTCCAGGCGTACCAGATCCACCGGCTCACTGATCGGCTCGCCGACACCGACCGGCGGCTGATTGCCGGGCAGGAGGACAGCCAGGCCCGGCTCGACGGGCTGGAGGCGCGGGCGAAGACCCTGGAGTCAGAGGTCGGCGCCGCGTTCGACCCGGAAGTCATCGCCGCCGCCGCACTGCCCAGCGTGTTTCGGGTGCGCGCCGGGCGGTTCACCGGCAGCGCGTTCGCGGTCGGCGAGTCGACCGCCGGTGGTACCAATCTGTTCACCAACTTCCACGTGGTCGAAGGGGTCTGGGACGACGGGGACCGGGAGGTCTTCCTGGAGCGCACCGATCAGCGCTTCCCGGCCACCATCGTCGAGGTCGACAAGGACAACGACATCGCCCAGCTCCGCACGACAGGCAAGTTCACCGGCCTCACCGCCGCACCTGGCGCGGTCAAGCCCGGGCAGCAGATCGTCGTCGTCGGTGCACCCCTGGGCTTGGAGGACAGCGTCACCACCGGTGTGGTGAGCGCGTTTCGCAAGGCCAAGGGTGGTGACCCGGCAGCGATCCAATTCGATGCTCCGATCAACCCCGGCAACTCGGGTGGTCCGGTGGTCAACGGCGAGCGGCAGGTGGTCGGCATCGCCACCGCCAAGGCGCGTGACGCCGAGGGGATCGGCCTCGCCGTCCCGATCGGCACGGCCTGCGAGGCCTTCGACATCTGCTGA
- a CDS encoding HRDC domain-containing protein → MTDEPPLRRRAAANRTGDTPHPPLIRSGGVGVDPTTGGPPSIGSEADAGPAPLTTPSEGTPQPVTTPTELAGVVARFSAGSGPVALDAERASGYRYSQRAYLVQLRRAGAGTALIDPLPLPELTTLDEAIGEAEWVLHAASQDLPCLAELGLRPRRLFDTELAARLAGFERVGLAALTEHLLGFSLEKHHSAADWSSRPLPESWLTYAALDVELLVELRDALEAELTRQGKAEWAAEEFAALVRNGARPPRVRAEPWRRTSGIHRVRGARAQARVRSLWYARDQIAARRDAAPGRVLPDSAIVAAAELDPRDEKTLLTLPGFGGRSVRRLARTWLAALDDARTLPEDALPVAPTVEGPPPPHRWAERDPVAAARLARCREVVVGIAGTHSLPPENLIAPDSVRRLAWVPPEEITDVTVAETLRGLGAREWQITLLQPDLTRALGDAPTARA, encoded by the coding sequence GTGACCGACGAACCACCCCTGCGCCGTCGGGCCGCCGCAAACCGTACGGGAGACACCCCACACCCGCCGTTGATCCGGTCGGGAGGCGTGGGCGTTGACCCGACCACCGGCGGCCCACCATCCATCGGGTCGGAGGCCGACGCCGGCCCCGCACCGCTGACCACCCCCAGCGAGGGCACCCCCCAGCCGGTGACCACCCCGACGGAGCTGGCCGGCGTCGTGGCCCGCTTCTCCGCGGGCAGCGGCCCGGTGGCGCTGGACGCCGAACGTGCCTCCGGTTACCGGTACAGCCAGCGGGCGTATCTGGTGCAGCTACGCCGAGCTGGTGCCGGCACCGCCCTGATCGACCCACTGCCGCTGCCGGAGCTGACCACGCTGGACGAGGCGATCGGGGAGGCCGAGTGGGTGCTCCACGCTGCCAGCCAGGATCTTCCCTGCCTGGCCGAGTTGGGTCTGCGCCCACGGCGGCTGTTCGACACCGAGCTCGCCGCCCGGCTGGCCGGTTTCGAACGGGTCGGCCTCGCCGCGCTGACCGAACACCTGCTCGGCTTCAGCCTGGAAAAGCACCACTCGGCGGCTGACTGGTCGAGTCGGCCGCTGCCGGAGTCCTGGCTGACCTACGCCGCCCTGGACGTGGAGTTACTGGTCGAGCTGCGGGACGCGCTCGAGGCCGAGCTGACCCGGCAGGGCAAGGCCGAGTGGGCGGCCGAGGAGTTCGCCGCGCTGGTGCGCAACGGCGCCCGCCCGCCCCGGGTTCGCGCCGAACCCTGGCGCCGAACCTCCGGTATCCACCGGGTACGGGGAGCGCGGGCACAGGCCCGGGTACGGTCGCTGTGGTACGCCCGGGATCAGATCGCGGCCCGCCGCGACGCCGCACCGGGGCGGGTGCTGCCGGACTCGGCGATCGTCGCCGCCGCCGAACTGGATCCACGGGACGAGAAGACGCTGCTGACCCTGCCGGGCTTCGGCGGTCGCTCGGTACGCCGGCTGGCCCGTACCTGGTTGGCCGCGTTGGACGATGCCCGGACGCTGCCCGAGGACGCGCTGCCGGTCGCGCCGACCGTCGAGGGCCCGCCACCGCCGCACCGGTGGGCCGAGCGTGACCCGGTCGCTGCGGCCCGACTGGCCCGGTGCCGGGAGGTCGTCGTCGGGATCGCCGGCACGCACTCCCTGCCACCGGAGAACCTGATCGCCCCGGACTCGGTCCGCCGCCTCGCGTGGGTGCCACCCGAGGAGATCACCGATGTCACGGTGGCGGAGACCCTGCGTGGTCTGGGTGCGCGCGAGTGGCAGATCACGCTGCTGCAGCCGGACCTGACGCGGGCTCTGGGCGACGCGCCGACAGCGCGGGCCTGA
- a CDS encoding thiolase family protein has product MPREVRDVVFVDGVRTPFGKAGGMYANTRADDLVIRCIRELLRRNPQLPPERVEEVAVAATTQIGDQGLTIGRTAALLAGLPKTVPGFAIDRMCAGAMTAVTTVAGGIAIGAYDVAIAGGVEHMGRHPMGEGVDPNPRIVAERLVDQSALVMGATAENLHDRVPHITKERTDAFALASQQKTAKAYANGKLQDDLVPMAVRDPEAGWGLATVDEAPRDTSMEKLATLKTPFRPHGKVTAGNAAGLNDGATASLLAAEETARELGLPVAMRLVSYGFVGVEPEVMGIGPIPSTEKALRIAGLTIDDIGLFELNEAFAVQVLAFLDHFGIADDDPRVNPWGGAIAIGHPLASSGVRLMTQLARHFAEHPEVRYGLTAMCIGIGMGGTVIWENPHWEGGDE; this is encoded by the coding sequence GTGCCCCGTGAAGTTCGGGATGTCGTCTTCGTCGACGGCGTCCGCACCCCGTTCGGCAAAGCGGGTGGCATGTACGCCAACACCCGCGCCGACGACCTGGTGATCCGCTGCATCCGCGAGCTGCTGCGCCGCAACCCACAGCTGCCACCGGAACGGGTCGAGGAGGTCGCCGTCGCCGCCACCACCCAGATCGGCGACCAGGGACTGACCATCGGCCGGACCGCCGCGCTGCTGGCCGGTCTCCCCAAGACCGTGCCCGGCTTCGCCATCGACCGGATGTGCGCCGGTGCGATGACCGCGGTGACCACGGTCGCCGGTGGCATCGCCATCGGCGCATACGACGTCGCCATCGCCGGTGGGGTCGAGCACATGGGCCGCCACCCGATGGGCGAGGGAGTCGACCCCAACCCACGGATCGTGGCGGAACGACTGGTTGACCAGTCCGCCCTGGTCATGGGCGCCACCGCGGAAAACCTGCACGACCGGGTGCCGCACATCACCAAGGAACGTACCGACGCGTTCGCGCTCGCCTCCCAGCAGAAGACCGCCAAGGCGTACGCCAACGGCAAGCTCCAGGACGACCTGGTGCCGATGGCGGTGCGCGATCCGGAGGCCGGCTGGGGCCTGGCCACGGTCGACGAGGCGCCGCGGGACACCTCGATGGAGAAGCTCGCCACCCTGAAGACGCCGTTCCGCCCGCACGGCAAGGTCACCGCCGGCAACGCGGCGGGGCTGAACGACGGTGCCACGGCGAGCCTGCTCGCCGCCGAGGAGACCGCCCGCGAACTGGGTCTGCCGGTCGCGATGCGGCTGGTCTCGTACGGCTTCGTCGGGGTCGAGCCCGAGGTGATGGGGATCGGCCCGATCCCGTCGACCGAGAAGGCGCTGCGCATCGCCGGCCTGACCATCGACGACATCGGCCTGTTCGAGCTGAACGAGGCGTTCGCGGTCCAGGTGCTCGCCTTCCTCGACCACTTCGGCATCGCCGACGACGACCCGCGGGTCAACCCGTGGGGCGGTGCGATCGCCATCGGACACCCGCTCGCCTCGTCGGGCGTCCGGCTGATGACCCAGCTCGCCCGGCACTTCGCCGAGCACCCGGAGGTCCGCTACGGCCTCACCGCCATGTGCATCGGCATCGGCATGGGCGGCACCGTGATCTGGGAGAACCCGCACTGGGAGGGTGGAGACGAGTGA